A genomic region of Azospirillum sp. TSH58 contains the following coding sequences:
- a CDS encoding DUF1858 domain-containing protein, with protein MIAPPTPSATAALPSSSDLVEDVLERWPPTISVFLKHRMACPGCPMARFQTIAEVADDYGLDTDALLDEFARAIAAEG; from the coding sequence ATGATCGCCCCGCCGACACCCTCAGCCACCGCGGCCTTGCCCTCGTCCTCCGACCTTGTCGAGGATGTGCTGGAGCGCTGGCCGCCGACCATCTCCGTCTTCCTCAAGCACCGGATGGCCTGTCCCGGCTGCCCGATGGCGCGTTTCCAGACCATCGCCGAGGTGGCGGACGACTATGGCCTGGACACCGACGCCCTGCTCGACGAGTTCGCCCGGGCCATCGCCGCCGAAGGCTGA
- a CDS encoding Crp/Fnr family transcriptional regulator — MTPLAPDPAVLRGLRLFSGLDAAALAEIVRSAHTRRIEKGTTIFSQGDRAALCHALIDGRVKIVQTGADGQQLVVRYIGAGEMFGTAAVFSGGIYPADALAMVDCVGVHWTAATMGELMERYPRIALNALDVVGRRLQEVQTRLRELSTERVERRVAHALLRLVRQAGRRVGNGVEIDFPLSRQDIAEMTGTTLHTVSRILSGWEGQGIVEGGRQQVTIRQPHALVAIAEDLPKPEA, encoded by the coding sequence ATGACGCCGCTTGCCCCCGATCCCGCCGTTCTGCGTGGCCTGCGGCTGTTTTCCGGTCTGGACGCCGCGGCCCTGGCGGAGATCGTCCGGTCCGCCCACACCCGGCGGATCGAGAAGGGAACCACCATCTTTTCCCAGGGCGACCGGGCGGCCCTCTGCCACGCGTTGATCGACGGGCGGGTCAAGATCGTCCAGACCGGGGCCGACGGGCAGCAGCTGGTGGTCCGCTACATCGGCGCTGGAGAGATGTTCGGCACGGCGGCGGTCTTTTCGGGCGGCATCTACCCCGCCGACGCGCTCGCCATGGTCGATTGCGTCGGCGTCCACTGGACCGCCGCCACGATGGGCGAGCTGATGGAGCGCTACCCCCGCATCGCGCTGAACGCCCTGGACGTCGTCGGCCGCCGCCTGCAGGAGGTGCAGACCCGCCTGCGCGAGCTGTCCACCGAGCGGGTGGAGCGGCGCGTCGCCCACGCGCTCCTGCGCCTGGTCCGTCAGGCGGGCCGCCGGGTCGGGAACGGCGTCGAGATCGATTTCCCGCTGTCCCGCCAGGACATCGCGGAGATGACCGGCACCACGCTGCACACGGTGAGCCGCATCCTCAGCGGCTGGGAAGGGCAGGGGATCGTCGAGGGCGGGCGCCAGCAGGTGACGATCCGCCAGCCGCACGCCCTGGTCGCCATCGCCGAGGACCTGCCCAAGCCGGAGGCATAG
- a CDS encoding DUF2249 domain-containing protein: MQIAEQSNAAEPVIDVQSIPPHQRHPLILQATQDLAPGRGFVLVNDHDPRPLSLQIRALFGDAVSWTYLERGPERWRVRIGRPDSGTAPATSLRVLIGRGGQASAVAAETPLGVADGGLVCEITDCPPGTTAEQVLDLMQGVIPPAGQLHLPYDRLVARRSGSCCGGMCG, encoded by the coding sequence ATGCAGATCGCCGAACAGTCCAACGCGGCCGAGCCGGTCATCGACGTCCAGTCCATTCCGCCCCACCAGCGTCATCCACTGATCCTCCAGGCCACGCAGGATCTGGCGCCGGGCCGCGGCTTCGTGCTGGTCAACGACCATGACCCGCGGCCGCTCTCTCTCCAGATCCGGGCGCTGTTCGGCGACGCGGTGAGCTGGACCTACCTGGAGCGCGGGCCGGAGCGCTGGCGGGTGCGCATCGGACGGCCCGACTCCGGCACCGCCCCGGCCACCTCGCTGCGGGTGCTCATCGGGCGCGGCGGGCAGGCCAGCGCGGTCGCCGCCGAGACGCCGCTCGGCGTGGCGGACGGCGGGCTGGTCTGCGAGATCACCGACTGCCCGCCGGGCACCACCGCCGAACAGGTCCTCGACCTGATGCAGGGGGTCATCCCGCCGGCCGGGCAGCTTCACCTGCCCTACGACCGGCTGGTCGCCCGGCGCTCCGGCTCCTGCTGCGGCGGGATGTGCGGCTGA
- a CDS encoding SCP2 domain-containing protein: MRDPGFMVQDQAQEMAPDTRARDVEVQLTRAGLGLARRLGDGAGGLLFDRLLRILEARHPRAFTALGELPDARLLIDPVDAPAALLLRVGPTLALRVCDRTAEAEATVRGPCARLLDLLEGRIDGDALFFRRELSIEGDTALILALRNTLDGEEMDLFGDVAAAAGPLRHALPVARRNAGRALDLLAAARRFAPPPVRWGMAVLERRLIGPRQGA; encoded by the coding sequence ATGCGCGATCCCGGATTCATGGTTCAGGATCAGGCCCAGGAGATGGCCCCGGACACCCGTGCCCGCGACGTCGAAGTCCAACTGACGCGGGCCGGGCTGGGGCTCGCACGACGGCTCGGCGACGGCGCCGGCGGCCTGCTGTTCGACCGGCTGCTGCGGATTCTGGAGGCGCGCCACCCGCGCGCCTTCACCGCCCTCGGCGAACTGCCCGACGCCCGGCTGCTCATCGATCCGGTTGATGCGCCCGCCGCCCTGCTGCTCCGCGTCGGCCCCACCCTCGCCCTGCGGGTCTGCGACCGCACCGCCGAGGCGGAGGCCACGGTGCGCGGCCCCTGCGCGCGGCTTCTCGACCTGCTGGAAGGGCGCATCGACGGCGACGCGCTGTTCTTCCGCCGCGAACTGTCCATCGAGGGCGACACCGCGCTGATCCTGGCGCTCCGCAACACGCTGGACGGCGAAGAGATGGACCTGTTCGGCGACGTCGCCGCTGCGGCCGGTCCGCTGCGGCACGCCCTGCCCGTGGCGCGGCGCAACGCCGGACGGGCGCTCGACCTTCTCGCCGCGGCGCGCCGTTTCGCCCCGCCGCCGGTGCGCTGGGGCATGGCCGTCCTGGAGCGGCGGCTCATCGGTCCGCGGCAGGGAGCGTGA
- a CDS encoding peptidase U32 family protein — MGSFELICPAGNPAALRAAVDAGADAVYLGFRDETNARNFPGLNFSRPELAEAIAYAHARSVQVFVAINTYPQAGNLAPWQRAVDDAARLKADAVILADLGLLAYAAEHHPDLRLHLSVQASAANAEAIRLYRDAFGVRRVVLPRVLTVPEIARLNAEVDVETEVFVFGGLCPMAEGRCSLSSYATGLSPNKQGVCSPASHVRYEPRGDALASRLGGFTINVFGAGEPAGYPTLCKGRFVPGGGTSADPAYLFEEPTSLNALALLPELKAAKVCALKIEGRQRGKAYIAAVVGAYRRALDAFERGLPVPALDLEAMVEGGAQTTGAYTRAWR; from the coding sequence ATGGGGTCCTTCGAACTGATCTGCCCGGCGGGCAATCCCGCCGCGCTGCGCGCCGCCGTGGACGCGGGCGCCGACGCCGTCTATCTGGGCTTCCGCGACGAGACCAACGCGCGCAACTTCCCCGGCCTGAACTTCTCGCGGCCGGAGCTGGCCGAGGCCATCGCCTACGCCCACGCGCGGTCCGTCCAGGTCTTCGTCGCCATCAACACCTACCCCCAGGCCGGCAACCTCGCCCCCTGGCAGCGCGCGGTGGACGACGCCGCGCGGCTGAAGGCGGACGCGGTCATCCTCGCCGACCTCGGCCTGCTCGCCTACGCGGCGGAGCACCATCCCGACCTGCGGCTCCACCTGTCGGTGCAGGCCTCCGCCGCCAACGCCGAGGCGATCCGGCTCTACCGCGACGCCTTCGGCGTGCGGCGGGTCGTGCTGCCCCGCGTGCTGACCGTGCCGGAGATCGCCCGGCTGAACGCCGAGGTCGACGTGGAGACGGAGGTCTTCGTCTTCGGCGGCCTCTGCCCGATGGCGGAGGGGCGCTGCTCCCTGTCCTCCTACGCGACCGGGCTGTCGCCCAACAAGCAGGGCGTCTGCTCCCCCGCCAGCCACGTCCGCTACGAGCCGCGCGGCGACGCGCTGGCCTCCCGCCTCGGCGGCTTCACCATCAACGTGTTCGGCGCCGGGGAGCCGGCGGGCTACCCGACTCTGTGCAAGGGCCGCTTCGTGCCCGGCGGCGGCACCTCCGCCGATCCGGCCTATCTGTTCGAGGAGCCGACCAGCCTCAACGCGCTGGCCCTGCTGCCGGAGCTGAAGGCCGCCAAGGTCTGCGCCCTGAAGATCGAAGGCCGCCAGCGCGGCAAGGCCTACATCGCCGCCGTGGTCGGCGCCTACCGCCGGGCGCTGGACGCGTTCGAACGCGGGCTGCCCGTGCCGGCGCTCGACCTGGAGGCCATGGTCGAGGGCGGGGCCCAGACCACCGGCGCCTACACCCGCGCGTGGCGCTGA
- a CDS encoding U32 family peptidase, whose amino-acid sequence MKPTLTLGPVLFNWPAERWRDFYARIADEAPVDAVVVGEIVCSKRAPFLAPVMDEVIARLAAAGKEVWLASPILVGSDRERAAMRDLVESDLLPVEANDMGALALLEGRRHAVGPFINSYNEATLAWLAGRGAVAVSLPAELPAAAVAVMAKTGAALGLSMEVQVFGRAPLAISARCYHARAHALHKDGCQFVCANDPDGMPVSTVDGQPFLSVNGTQTLSHGYLALAAEIDRLRAMGIRRFRLSPQDLDMVAVARAFRAVLDGERSGQDVMAELRGMTAVPLENGFFHNMAGAAYADAPAA is encoded by the coding sequence ATGAAACCCACCCTGACCCTTGGCCCCGTCCTGTTCAACTGGCCGGCGGAGCGCTGGCGCGACTTCTACGCCCGCATCGCCGACGAGGCGCCGGTGGACGCCGTCGTCGTCGGCGAGATCGTCTGTTCCAAGCGCGCCCCCTTCCTCGCCCCGGTCATGGACGAGGTGATCGCCCGTCTGGCCGCCGCCGGGAAGGAGGTCTGGCTCGCCAGCCCGATCCTGGTGGGCAGCGACCGGGAGCGTGCCGCGATGCGCGACCTCGTGGAGAGCGACCTGCTGCCGGTCGAGGCCAACGACATGGGCGCGCTGGCCCTGCTGGAGGGGCGCCGCCACGCCGTCGGCCCCTTCATCAACAGCTACAACGAGGCGACGCTGGCCTGGCTGGCCGGGCGCGGCGCCGTCGCGGTGTCGCTGCCGGCGGAGCTTCCCGCCGCCGCCGTCGCCGTGATGGCGAAGACGGGGGCGGCGCTCGGCCTGTCCATGGAGGTGCAGGTGTTCGGGCGCGCGCCGCTCGCCATCTCCGCCCGCTGCTACCACGCGCGGGCGCACGCGCTGCACAAGGATGGCTGCCAGTTCGTCTGCGCCAACGACCCGGACGGCATGCCGGTCAGCACCGTCGACGGCCAGCCCTTCCTGTCGGTCAACGGCACGCAGACGCTGTCGCACGGCTATCTGGCGCTGGCGGCGGAGATCGACCGGCTGCGGGCGATGGGCATCCGGCGCTTCCGCCTGTCGCCGCAGGACCTCGACATGGTTGCCGTCGCCAGGGCCTTCCGCGCCGTTCTGGACGGCGAGCGCAGCGGGCAGGACGTGATGGCGGAGCTGCGCGGCATGACCGCCGTCCCGCTGGAGAACGGCTTCTTCCACAACATGGCGGGTGCGGCCTACGCCGACGCCCCGGCCGCCTGA
- a CDS encoding cytochrome c family protein, which produces MKRMFALLAFALAASSPGLAAAQDAAAGEKVFNQCKACHTIEAGGPNRVGPNLHGVVGRKAGSVEAYKYSDAMKNAAAWDEATLDAYLADPKSAVPGNKMAFAGVKNEQARKDLIAYLKKNS; this is translated from the coding sequence ATGAAGCGCATGTTTGCCCTGCTCGCCTTCGCGCTGGCCGCGTCGTCCCCCGGCCTTGCCGCCGCGCAGGACGCCGCCGCCGGTGAGAAGGTGTTCAACCAGTGCAAGGCCTGCCACACCATCGAGGCCGGCGGCCCGAACCGCGTCGGCCCCAACCTGCACGGCGTCGTCGGCCGCAAGGCCGGCTCCGTCGAAGCCTACAAGTACTCCGACGCCATGAAGAACGCCGCGGCCTGGGACGAGGCGACGCTCGACGCCTATCTGGCGGACCCCAAGAGCGCCGTCCCCGGCAACAAGATGGCCTTCGCCGGCGTGAAGAACGAGCAGGCCCGCAAGGACCTGATCGCCTATCTGAAAAAGAACAGCTGA
- a CDS encoding NnrS family protein, with protein MPFRPFFLLTALDALLAVGLWVPALLGWDVSGVIADPTGWHGRALLFGTLPAMMAGFLRTALPRWTGRPLVGARLWPFLVPLWLSGRALSPWVAAAHAPFLAALALLVTAQIAAARDRRNAVVAALVGALAGAALCDAVPSALALSLGLVMVLGGRIAPSLTATHLGLSGKAALFTERPWFERAAALAAACALAGWLSEPGSGTTAAASLLAALMQTVRLLQWRGWRTLDRPSVLAVHAAYAGVPLGFAAVAAAPGMAVHLWTVGALGLMGFAVMSSMIRKHAGNAFARSAVVTGCYALIGLAVAVRAVAAVAGEDGSRWLLAAAGAWSAAAVLFLAAFGRLLLRGRP; from the coding sequence GTGCCGTTCCGTCCGTTCTTTCTGCTGACCGCGCTGGACGCGCTGCTGGCGGTGGGCCTGTGGGTGCCGGCCCTGCTGGGGTGGGACGTGTCCGGCGTGATCGCCGACCCGACGGGGTGGCACGGGCGGGCGCTGCTGTTCGGCACGCTGCCGGCGATGATGGCGGGATTCCTGCGCACCGCCCTGCCGCGCTGGACCGGGCGCCCCCTGGTCGGCGCGCGCCTCTGGCCATTCCTCGTGCCCCTCTGGCTGTCGGGACGGGCGCTGTCGCCCTGGGTGGCCGCCGCGCACGCGCCGTTCCTCGCCGCGCTTGCCCTTCTCGTGACCGCACAGATCGCCGCCGCGCGGGACCGGCGCAACGCCGTCGTCGCGGCCCTGGTCGGAGCGCTGGCCGGGGCCGCCCTGTGCGACGCCGTCCCGTCCGCCTTGGCGCTGTCGCTCGGGCTGGTCATGGTGCTGGGCGGGCGCATCGCGCCGAGCCTGACCGCCACCCATCTGGGCCTGTCCGGCAAAGCGGCGCTGTTCACCGAGCGCCCCTGGTTCGAACGCGCCGCCGCCTTGGCCGCGGCCTGCGCCCTGGCCGGTTGGTTGAGCGAACCGGGTTCGGGAACGACGGCCGCCGCAAGCCTCCTCGCCGCGCTGATGCAGACGGTCCGGCTGCTGCAATGGCGGGGCTGGCGGACGCTCGACCGGCCATCGGTCCTCGCCGTGCACGCCGCCTACGCCGGCGTCCCGCTGGGTTTTGCCGCCGTGGCGGCGGCGCCCGGCATGGCGGTCCATCTCTGGACGGTCGGGGCGCTCGGGCTGATGGGATTCGCGGTGATGTCGAGCATGATCCGCAAGCACGCCGGGAACGCCTTCGCGCGGTCGGCGGTGGTGACGGGCTGCTACGCGCTGATCGGTCTCGCCGTTGCCGTGAGGGCGGTTGCCGCGGTGGCGGGGGAGGATGGTTCGCGGTGGCTGCTGGCTGCGGCCGGCGCCTGGAGCGCGGCGGCGGTCCTGTTCCTGGCCGCTTTCGGCCGCCTTCTCCTCCGTGGCCGCCCCTGA
- a CDS encoding cyclic nucleotide-binding domain-containing protein — MRQGALTLMRGLPLLEGVANETLEALTYGALLQWFPRETRLFAEGEIPDFLHILVEGTAMLAGCDEVGQETVIDIVRPGDCFVPAAVLADAPYLMSARTLEPSRILMLAAPVLRAQVARDHALALRVMSTLVGQCRGLVREVKNLKLRTTTQRLAAFILSQVDPSPRDEAEDGATVELTVSKRVLASRLGMTPEQLSRTFTKLSPHQLHVTGNTVRVRSVEQLRRHCNVGPLNGHHP; from the coding sequence ATGAGACAAGGCGCCCTGACGCTGATGCGCGGCCTCCCGCTGTTGGAGGGCGTCGCCAACGAGACCCTGGAGGCGCTGACCTACGGCGCGCTTCTCCAGTGGTTCCCGCGCGAGACGCGGCTGTTCGCGGAAGGCGAGATCCCCGATTTCCTTCACATCCTCGTCGAGGGCACGGCGATGCTGGCCGGCTGCGACGAGGTGGGGCAGGAGACGGTGATCGACATCGTGCGCCCCGGCGATTGCTTCGTCCCGGCGGCGGTGCTGGCCGACGCGCCCTATCTGATGTCGGCGCGAACGCTGGAGCCGTCGCGGATTCTGATGCTGGCGGCTCCCGTCCTGCGCGCGCAGGTCGCCCGTGACCATGCGCTGGCGCTACGGGTGATGAGCACGCTGGTCGGGCAGTGCCGCGGGCTGGTGCGCGAGGTCAAGAATCTGAAGCTGCGCACGACGACCCAGCGGCTCGCCGCCTTCATCCTGTCGCAGGTCGATCCGTCGCCTCGGGACGAGGCGGAGGATGGTGCGACGGTCGAACTGACGGTCAGCAAGCGCGTGTTGGCCAGCCGCCTCGGCATGACGCCGGAGCAGTTGTCGCGCACCTTCACCAAGCTGTCCCCGCACCAGCTTCACGTCACCGGCAACACCGTCCGGGTGCGGTCGGTCGAGCAGCTGCGGCGGCATTGCAACGTCGGTCCACTGAACGGCCATCACCCGTGA
- a CDS encoding twin-arginine translocase TatA/TatE family subunit: MGSFSLMHWAIVLLLVLLLFGAGKLPKVMGDLAKGVKSFKAGLKDDDSDSGPVLVEASRKPASEA; this comes from the coding sequence ATGGGAAGTTTCAGCCTGATGCATTGGGCCATCGTCCTGCTGCTCGTCCTGCTGCTGTTCGGGGCGGGCAAGCTGCCCAAGGTCATGGGCGACCTCGCCAAGGGCGTGAAGTCCTTCAAGGCCGGCCTGAAGGACGATGACTCAGACTCCGGCCCCGTCCTGGTCGAGGCGTCGCGCAAGCCCGCCTCCGAAGCCTGA